ATTTACATATCGACTAACTCACTGTAAATAGAAATGCCTCCTaagaaaaaacaaggaaatgagAAATCACAACTTGTGGTTTCTGGTCTACAACAGACCTAACTCTGTGCAAAGCACATCTATGTCGATAAACGCGTTTGTAACTTTAAAAACAGGCATCACTTCGAAGCATCCGTCCTGCGTCACCCGTAAAGAGCTCCTATGTTGACTCCACTCAGTACCACATTCAGCCGTGTGCCGCTCACATGGGACCTGGGACCTGGGACCCTGAAGAACCGCTGCTCGTCTGGGTCCAGGGCCCGGCGAGACGGGCTGGAGGCGCCCTCCGCAACCGGGATTCTCCTCAGGAGTTTGtctttggccagagctggggctcatCCTTGAGGCGCAGGCATCGGGCGAGGAGCAGGATGGACTGAGGCTGTTTGCTTCCGGGCAGCCCTGGCAGAGGTCTGAGGGCCCTTCCCGTTAATACTgacacagcagggcctggagCGAGTGCCTAGGTGGTGGGCGCCACGGCCGTGGAGGCAGGGGTTTGTCACCAGGTGACTCCAGCCAGGCTCacctctcccagctctgcagaTGCGGGGCCGGCCCCTGGAGTGTGTGCCACCCGGGCACCGGAAGGATGCTGCCCGCCGTCCTCAGCGACTCCAGCTTCAGATCCGAGGCCTGAGAATGGTCAGGAAGCCTTGAGGCCTGGACACACCAGCGAGCCTGTGCAGGAAGTGGTGGGCCTGGGCCTTGGCCCCTCGGCAGCCGCCGTCAAGACTGGGTGCTGTCGACCCTGGGCGGCTCCCCGCGGTGtgccctgcacacagcagagCTGCTTCCCTCAACTTCGATTTGCTCAGGAGCAAAATCGGCCTCCGAAGGCTGCAGCTTGCAGGTGCGCCTCTGCACCCCGGGTGGGGAGaaggggcccagggcaggaggcGCCTGACGGGGAGAGGCCTGGCCCCGGCACACAGGGCCCCTTGGTGCCCCCTCCGGCCTGCTGTCAGCGGCCCAGGCGCCACCATGGCGGGAGGACCTGTGAAGTGAGTGTCCCAGTGACAGACACTGGCGTGCGCCTGGGGTCTTCACAGCACTGTGGTCAGAGCTGGTGTGCGGCGTCGGGCTGCCACGGGCCGCCGTGTGCTGGGCCCACCCTGAAGCCGCCGTCACCACAGTCTAGGCCTCGCTTACTCAGATGGTAGCCGGGGCTGAAGGGAGGGGCACTCTTCCCACTCCCTAAGGGGCCACGCCTGCCCtggtgcatgcgtgtgtgtgtgcacgtgtgtgggggTCAGTGCACAGCACATGCTTGTGTTCAGGAGTTAAATTTATAGCTGCCATTCTAAAAATACTACTGTTAGAAAGTATCTTTTGTTATAATTTCAGAGTATAAAAAGGCATATAAAAGCTATAATCCTATATATCTGAGAAAAAAATCCTCATAAAAACAGTGGTAGCTTTTCCTTCCCCATTCTGAGAACAGTGGCTTTAGAGTGttcaccccaccccgcccagggcgTGCCGCGGGAGCGCTGCGGGGTTTCAGGGTGGCCCACGAGTGGCGCGGGCGGCGCTGCCCGCTGCCGGTCACCGGTGCCGGGGGTGGCGTCTGCtcttggcctgctgcagccaggccAGCTCTACTTCTTGTTGGCAATCCTCCTCTTCCTCGTGGCCAGCATGTCATAGAAAGGATCCCTGCTGATACTGGCTCTGCGCAGGGAGGGGAAGCGGGTTAGGCCGGGCCGCAGGGAGCCCTCCCGCCACCCccaggcgccgccgccgcccggctcTGGGGGTGCGCCCGGGGCTCACTGGATGGACTTGGTCCACTCGTCCTTCTCCTCGCGGCTGGGCGCCGAGATCCGGTACACCACGTGGTTCCCCTCCACCACGCGCCCGTCCGCCTCCGTCTTGCAGGCCTTGATGACTTGGCCCTTGTGGCTCGGGTTGTAAAGCTCAAAACAGttctggtggggagaggggggccgtcacgggggctccgggggctcccccacccccaggatccACAGGGGCCGTGGGCTTACGGGTTTGCGCGGGTCTTCCACCTCCCGGATGCTGAGGTTCTCCAGCGGGATGATGCCCCTGGGCTCCTTGTCCTGCGAGAGAGCACACAGCCAGGCtcgggcggcgggcgggcgcggggcggggcgggcggccggGCCCTACCTACCGTGGTGTACTCGAAGTAGTACAGGCAGTTGTCGGTGAGGATGAACCAGCGCCGCTTCCAGGTCTTCACGCGCCCGCCTGCAAGTGGAGGGCTCTCGTGAGGCCCAGGGGGGCCCAGGACCCCGCATGCCTGCACTTCCAGAGGGGCCTCCAGGAGCCACGCTGGGATTTAGGCTCCCTTCTTGGTGAAAGCGTTCGACCTTCTGAACACTGAGGGCATAGCCCGGCCGTCCAGGTGGGCGCTGGGTGCTTGGCTGGGCCCCACATGCACCCTCAcccccaggccgcacacaggtGCCCTCTCCACGGCCACCCGGGGCCGCCCCAGAGGCCGCGTGGCTCTAGCTCGCTTCCTGCAAGAGTCAGCTGTGATGGATGGGCGTCATCCCCATGAAATGGCAACAAGATGGAGTCGGTGCTGGCTCACCGGTCTGTCCAGGCTCCCTGCCGGTGCGTGGGGGCGGCTATCACATTACCCAGTACTGGGGCAGCCCTGCGAGCCATCAGAACCAATCAACCCTTGCCCAGCGAACCAGGAGATTGAATTACTCTTCTAACAAGATACGGAGCgcgcacacacaacacacacacgcacacgcgtgtGCACCCCCCCTCCCGCTCAGCAGAggccgccacggcctgcagtgctggcccaagtGAGACTGCAGAGAGAAACTGgctccgcctgcggcatcagGTGAGAGGCGGCCTCCCCGCCCTTCCCCTCgcttctgcccctgccccccgcGGGGGGGAGCTGGGGCACACACTCCCTGACCCCAGGgagcccccacagcacccccacGCGGAGACAGGGCACTCGCAGAAAGGCCAGGGACCACAGGAGACAGACGTGACAATCCGTGGAAGCAGAACGTCCCAGGCTGGCTGAGCCCAATCTGCCCGGGGCAGAGACCCCAGGGTGGCGGCGGGTAGAGAGGGAGCTCCCCACGCCCACCTTCCCTCCTCAGCCCCGGACGTCCAGCCGTGAGCACGGCTCTCACCTCCGGGGCCCTCAGGAGCGGCTCAGGCTGGAAGCACATCCCTGCCCCCGGCCTGGGCTCTGCTCTACCTCCCTGCCCAGCCTTCCGCTCAGAGCCAGGGCCGTCAGCTCCCGcagctctgctgctgccttcGAGGCCAAGTCCTCCAGTCCTCCACCGCCCCTCACCTGCCCGCCATCCCGCCAACAGCAGCTGGGGGCGTCCAGTGAACACAGCCGCCAGCCTCGCCCCTGCCTGTACGCGGCCCCCAAAGGCTCTGGGCGCTCCGAGACCCACCCCGGCAGCGCCAGTGGCCGTCTCTGTCCAGCACCTGCCCTTTTCCCTCTGTGTTCCCGTCCAAGGGAGCAAGCAGGGCCTGGCTGCCcgcccacccccagggcctgtcCCCATCTGCCGTCACCAGCGGCCAGGGAGGAGGGTTTCCTAGACAGGAGCCTGCAGGCTGGAGCGGCCCAGATGGAGGCTCGTCCCAGGGGTCAGCTTGGAGCCaggcccagcaggggctgggggcgagGCCCTCCGACCCGGAGCTGCAGTGCCCTGTGGCACCGAAGCTCTGTGCTCACCCCGTGCTCTCACTGCACTCGGCACAGGCACCCACGCTGTCCTGGCAGGGTCCCTCGCCCCCCGGCTTTACacagcacgtgtgcacacacacagacacgcgtGTGCAGACTTCTCTCCACGACAGAGTGActctggccacacctgtgtgttTACCACACTCCTGGGCTTCTCACCTAACAGCCGTGAGCCACGCCTGGGTGCCACGATGCTCTCGCGCCCTGGGAAGCACCAGCTCTAAGACTAAATCCGCACGTGCGCGTCGCCCAGCAAGGCCACGTCCCCTCTGAGAACAGGCTTGGAGACGCACACCCGCCTCACACGCCTCCAGCCAGGAGCCCCGTGCCCAGCCGCgccagcctggctccctggcaGCTCTTCAAAACCAACCCTGGACCACGTGCCCAGCGGTCGGCCCTCAGCTCCGTGGGGGCCGCCACCACCTCTCATGGCTGGTGCCGGGCCTGCGTGGAAGCAGGCTCTAGATTCAGCCGCCGGCGCATCTTTTTGCCTCCAGCCTTTACCCCTGAGAACAGCAGACAGGGAGGCTGCTGGTGCCAGGGTCTCAggtgccagccctgcccagagccctgccctcccGGCTGCCACTGGGCgcactgcccccagggcctgctagCCTCAGCACGTCCAGAGACGGAGCTCCCAGTGCCTCGACTTCCGTCACAGAGCCACGGCCGCACAGCTGCCCTCCGACAGCTCGCTCCGTGCCAGGCCCCTCAAGGGCACTGGGGCCCGGAGGTCGCTCCAGCCCCACCCAAGGCCCCACCTAAAGCTCTGGGCGAAGATCTACAACTGTCCCAACCTCCGCAGAACCAGAGAGGTGGGAGCGACGTCCAGGGTCGAACCCCCGGGGGCTCGGGAGGCCGGTGCCGGTCACCGAGCCAGGAGCGCCTCCCCTGAGTGCAATGTCCTCCGGGCCCGGCGCCCTTGCTGCTCCGCGGCAGCAGTCTGAGCTCAGAGAGGCGGGCGGCACCCAGGTAACCCCTCAAGAGGCCTACAACCGCCCGCCGGGTGCCGAAGGCCCAGCACCCGCGAGCCTGCAGGCCGGAGGCTGTCCCGGGCCCCTCACCACACTGTGCAGGACACTGACCCCAGCGAGTCCAAAGCCACATGGATCAGATGGATGGCAGCCACAGATCGGAGCGTCACACAGACCAACGTGAGGGACAGGAACCGGGAGAGGAATGAGCCGCCGAGGCGGGGCGGAAGCCAGGGGTACGTACCTCCTAACGCAGGACAAGCAGGGACAGCCCGTCACAGAACACAAAGGtgggagccacaggcagaagGAAAACAACAAGAAGGCACATTTAAACCACTCGTCAGAAATCACAGCCACACCAAACCGGGAGGAGGCACGCAGGCTGTCTGCGGATAAAGGCTCGGGCGCCCGGGCCCATCTGGACGCTAACTCAGCAGGTGTCTGGGctgggccctgcagcctgggCGCTACCCTGACGTGGCCTCGCTCGGAACGCCACGACGTGGAGAAGCGGCCGCTGGCCGCACTGCACTTCCTAAGGCAGGGGTGCTCgcagggaggagctgggcggAGCCCCGCGGGTGCTGCTGCCCTGGGCGGAGGGGCCAGGACCGCCGGGGGCACAGGCGGCTCACCCAGCTTCAGGAGCCAGCCCTCCCGGTCGGGGTTGAAGAACGTGTGCGTCAGGTCGTTCCCGTCATCCTCGGGGATCTTGAACGGCTCGTTCTTAATGCTCTCGTATAAGTTCTGCAGGCGGGAGAGAGTGGGCGCCAGGTCAGGGCCGAGGATGGGTGCGTACCTGGCCCTGCCTCGCTCGCTCCCCCAGGGGATTTATAccgaagggggggagggggaggaggaggagagggaagaggaagagggggaggaggagggggaggaggaggaggagaggccctCCTGCAGGTACGCactgagggggggagggggagggggaagaggaggggaggagggggaggggaggaggaggaggggaggggaggaggggaggaggggaggggaggaggggaaggaggagggggaggaggagaaagggtccGCCCGCAGGCATGAACTGAGGGggggggagtgggagtgggagaggaaggaggaggaagaggagggggggagtgggagtgggaggggaaggaggaggaagaggagggggaggagagggggaggaggggaggagagggggaggaggggaggagggggagaaggggtcCGCCTGCAGGCactgaggaggagggggaggaggagggggaggaggaggaacgcACCCGCAGCAGCTCCTCGGGCAGGTCGCCGCCCTCGTTGATGCCGCGGTTCATGGTGATGAAGCGCTCTGCCGTGGGCTTGTCGCGCACGTTGTGGTTGTGCAGGCTGGTGTTGAGCATGATGATGGCGAACGACAGCACGTAGCACGTGTCTGCAGTGGGGGGAGCACGTGGCAGGGCTCAGCGGCCAGGGCCCAGAGTCCCACCAGGAGagtcggggtggggtgggggacacccGACGGCTCCCTGCCGAGGTGGCCTGGCCTGCAGGCCGTCCTCTAGGGCAtgtgagaggggctggccggcggcccagggcagggccatcCCGGCTCACAGAGAGCAGGCCCCGGGTcacaggccagggctgtgtcactGGCTTTCACTGGCAAGGGGCCGGGATAGAGGCAGGGCCGCCCACCTGTGGACTGGAAGACACCGGGGTTGCACAGGCAGTAGCGCGAAGCGAAGGCCTCCATCATACGGTCGATTTTCTGCGCCTCTCCGGGCAGTCGGAAGCTCCATAAGAACTGTCTGCGGGGAGGAGGCGACCTCACGGGAGGCTGGGGCACCCCCATCCCAtcgcagccctgcccagccccagcaaggctgcttcctcccagggtgggaACGGGAGACCCGGGCCCTCCCATTCGCTGACTCAGGGCTTGTATGTGGCAGATGGGAGCAGCACCACGGGAGGGGGTATCTGGCCAGCAGTCACACCGCCCCCTGGGACGGCTGCGTCTgccatcagagggcctgggcctGCATCCCGGTTAGACTCCcgacaggccctgggaggcagcagagacggctcaggtagttgggctctgccacccgtgtgggagacttgaactgagcccctggctcctggctttggcctggctcagatccaGCCCCTGCAGGCGTCTGAGGGgcaaaccagcagaagggagcgcTCTGCCTCTCCAATCAAATCCAAACCAAAAACCATAccgcctgggctcccagggcttCTCCACCCCTACTGCCATCTCCTGCACCTACCACGGGCCCCACGGGGTCCCACGTGGCCCCGACAGCAAACACGCCATGTCCTCCTCCCGGGACCCGGGCCAGCCACACAGGCAGGATCCGCGGCTGCCCAGGGACCAGGCGGGGAGCAGACGCTCTGGTCCTCGGATGCGCTCTTCTTGCTGAGGGCCCCGGCACCCCACCTCCACTGTGGCcactcccagcacccagcccggCCTTCTTGACTTTTCGGTCCACACGGCACCTGCTCCTCTGGGGCAGGGCCTGTCCTGTCCCGCTCCCTGCGGTCAGCAGGCCTCACGCCAGCTGTGGGGCAGTGCCTGCCATTGCGGTGACTTTGGCCTGCAGACAAGAGCTGCGCATGGGCCTATGGGGACCTGGGTTCTCCGTGCTTCAGATACTGATCCTGCCTCCCAACGGCCGGGGGGGACCCTGCTCCTGCCCACCCCACTTCTCGGCAAATCTCGAAGATGCTGCCTCGGGGCCTCGCTCCACCTCCCCTCGCTCTGACACCCTGGAGCCTCTCAGCCAGGACCTGTCCAGCATCCTCAGGCCCACagctgcctgccccaggctggtCAGCaaagccaccccctgcctgctgccccttcCGTGGTCTCCCTGCCCCACCACCCACAGCAGGCAGACGGCCCAGTCTGCCCCTCGCCCTGGCCCTCAGGCGGTCTGCTTCCTGTAGAACAGCGGCCTCAGAGAAacctctggccccgcccccagccgcctctgcccactgcctccgtggcagtggctttgccctctctctgcccctcggGGCTTGCTGGGGACAGCTGTGGGGTAGCCCCTGCCCGTGCACACTGGCCTGCACCAGCCTCAACACCCACAGGATTTCCCGCAACCTCGGGAACCAGAGCGGCAGTGGCCGGCCATGGACGCAGCTCCCGCGCTTGCCAGGCCCGCCCTGTCTCAGGACAGCTTCCACAGTCTGATCTGAGAACCTGCCCACGGCTGCAGAATCCTGTGTGGCCGCCAGCTGAGCACGCCACCCACTGCCAACACCTCCCTGAGCAGCCCGAGTCAGCTCGCAGGCAAAGGGGCCACGTACACAGGAGCACAGCACAGAGCAGCTCTGAGCCTGAGACCCAGACAAGACCTGGCCACAGTCCTCTCATCCCGACACAGTGGTGGCTCCCTCCAGACCCTGTCCCTGCCGCTCTGCCCGTGCTGGCCCCGGGTGCAAGACCCAGAGCAGACAGAGAGCCCACGAGGCCCAGCCTGGACAGCAGGAGGAAAGACAACCTCCGTCCAGCAGCACAGGAGGTGCCCGGGGCACTGCAGACGCCTCACAGGGCCGCACAACCCCGTCCCCTCCCTGTACCCCGATGCTGCAGGGACACCTGGCTGTCCTTGGACAAAGACGGGGGCCTGGGGGTGGCCGCTGATGGTGGCAGGGTCACACCCTCCCTGGCACTCTCGGGGTACCCGCGTGCTTGGTGCTCAGGGCATACAGGGCCCAGCAGCCTCGACCCAAAAGGCAGCCAAGGAACCCGTGGGATGCGGGGGGTGTGTACGTGTGTCACGTGGAGCAGGCGTGACACCTGCCCTACACGTG
This sequence is a window from Lepus europaeus isolate LE1 chromosome 21, mLepTim1.pri, whole genome shotgun sequence. Protein-coding genes within it:
- the CYTH3 gene encoding cytohesin-3 — protein: MDEDGGGEGGGVPEDLSLEEREELLDIRRRKKELIDDIERLKYEIAEVMTEIDSLTSVEESKTTQRNKQIAMGRKKFNMDPKKGIQFLVENDLLQSSPEDVAQFLYKGEGLNKTVIGDYLGERDEFNIKVLQAFVELHEFADLNLVQALRQFLWSFRLPGEAQKIDRMMEAFASRYCLCNPGVFQSTDTCYVLSFAIIMLNTSLHNHNVRDKPTAERFITMNRGINEGGDLPEELLRNLYESIKNEPFKIPEDDGNDLTHTFFNPDREGWLLKLGGRVKTWKRRWFILTDNCLYYFEYTTDKEPRGIIPLENLSIREVEDPRKPNCFELYNPSHKGQVIKACKTEADGRVVEGNHVVYRISAPSREEKDEWTKSIQASISRDPFYDMLATRKRRIANKK